In Acidovorax sp. 106, the following proteins share a genomic window:
- a CDS encoding aconitate hydratase codes for MASLPKPATVLPSASAHHAFSYTLQRFKTASGKEGQFYSLPALAKQFPQIRRLPVSIRIVLESVLRNCDGRKVTAEHVKELAHWTPNADRKDEIPFVVSRVVLQDFTGVPLLADLAAMRSVAARLGKNPKKIEPLVPVDLVVDHSIMVDHYGKKNSLDLNMKLEFQRNRERYEFMKWGMQAFDTFGVVPPGFGIVHQVNLEYLARGVHKRKDGVYYPDTLVGTDSHTTMINGIGVVGWGVGGIEAEAAMLGQPVYFLTPDVVGFEMTGQLREGVTATDLVLTVTELLRKHKVVGKFVEFFGEGTRTLALPDRATIGNMAPEYGATMGFFPVDEKTIDYFKGTGRTKAEIEAFEAYFKAQGLFGVPLAGEVDYSQVVKLDLGSVTPSLAGPKRPQDRIELGKVSSEFADLFSKPNAQNGFNRPAELLHTRHHIHRHGDAVAEESTPDGKPTPAGAPRSVVEMEANKPALATAHDQASLATLPSKGADPTVGNGDVLITAITSCTNTSNPSVLLAAGLLAKKAVEAGLKVQPHIKTSLAPGSRIVTEYLTETGLLPYLEKLGFSVAGYGCTTCIGNAGDLTPELNEVITRNDLICAAVLSGNRNFEARIHPNLKANFLASPPLVVAYAIAGTVLKDLMTEPVGQGKGGKDIYLGDIWPTSDEVHALLKFAMNGKAFRENYAKVATDPGKLWEKIKGVSGNAYTWPASTYIAEPPFFAQFAIENGAASAYESSAGGQKDAKLPSVLGARVMALFGDSITTDHISPAGSIKESSPAGQWLLQHGVQKADFNSYGARRGNHDVMVRGTFANVRIKNLMIPPTADGSREEGGVTVFQNQGPLHGEKMFIFDAAMQYMAQKTPTVVFAGEEYGTGSSRDWAAKGTQLLGIKAVVARSFERIHRSNLVGMGVLPLQFKAGQSWETLGLTGSEVIDVVPDPALTPQSDAKLVIHRGDGTHQDVTVTLRIDTPIEVDYYQAGGILPFVLRQLLQS; via the coding sequence ATGGCCTCATTGCCCAAGCCAGCCACAGTCTTGCCGTCTGCCTCCGCGCACCACGCGTTTTCCTACACCCTCCAGCGCTTTAAGACAGCGTCTGGCAAAGAGGGCCAGTTCTATTCCTTGCCCGCGCTGGCCAAGCAGTTCCCGCAGATCCGCCGCCTGCCTGTGTCGATCCGCATCGTGCTCGAATCGGTGCTGCGCAACTGCGATGGCCGCAAGGTCACGGCCGAGCATGTCAAGGAGTTGGCGCACTGGACGCCCAACGCAGACCGCAAGGACGAAATCCCTTTCGTCGTCTCGCGCGTGGTGTTGCAGGACTTCACCGGCGTGCCGCTGCTGGCCGACCTGGCCGCCATGCGCAGCGTGGCCGCGCGCCTGGGCAAGAACCCCAAGAAGATCGAGCCGCTGGTGCCGGTGGACCTGGTGGTGGACCACTCGATCATGGTCGACCACTACGGCAAGAAGAATTCGCTCGACCTGAACATGAAGCTCGAATTCCAGCGCAACCGCGAGCGCTACGAGTTCATGAAATGGGGCATGCAGGCCTTTGACACCTTTGGCGTAGTGCCTCCGGGCTTTGGCATCGTGCACCAGGTCAACCTCGAATACCTGGCGCGCGGTGTGCACAAGCGCAAAGACGGCGTGTACTACCCCGACACCCTGGTGGGCACCGACAGCCACACCACCATGATCAACGGCATCGGCGTGGTGGGCTGGGGCGTGGGCGGCATCGAGGCCGAGGCCGCCATGCTGGGCCAGCCGGTGTACTTCCTCACGCCCGATGTGGTGGGCTTTGAGATGACCGGCCAGCTGCGCGAAGGCGTCACGGCCACCGACCTGGTGCTCACGGTGACCGAACTGCTGCGCAAGCACAAGGTGGTGGGCAAGTTTGTCGAATTTTTTGGCGAAGGCACGCGCACCCTGGCGCTGCCCGACCGCGCCACCATCGGCAACATGGCGCCCGAGTACGGCGCGACCATGGGTTTCTTCCCGGTCGATGAAAAGACGATTGACTATTTCAAAGGTACGGGCCGCACCAAGGCCGAGATCGAAGCGTTCGAGGCCTACTTCAAGGCCCAGGGCCTATTCGGTGTGCCGCTGGCGGGCGAGGTGGACTACTCGCAGGTGGTCAAGCTCGACCTTGGCAGCGTTACCCCCAGCCTGGCGGGGCCCAAGCGCCCGCAAGACCGCATCGAGCTGGGCAAAGTCAGTAGCGAGTTTGCCGATCTGTTCAGCAAGCCCAACGCGCAAAACGGCTTCAACCGCCCGGCCGAGCTGCTGCACACGCGCCACCACATCCACCGCCATGGCGACGCCGTGGCCGAAGAGTCCACGCCCGACGGTAAACCCACCCCGGCGGGCGCCCCGCGCTCGGTGGTGGAGATGGAGGCCAACAAGCCCGCACTGGCCACGGCGCATGACCAGGCATCCCTCGCCACGCTGCCCTCCAAAGGCGCAGACCCTACGGTGGGCAATGGCGATGTGCTGATTACCGCCATCACCAGCTGCACCAACACCAGCAACCCCAGCGTGCTGCTGGCGGCGGGCCTCTTGGCCAAGAAGGCGGTGGAGGCGGGGCTCAAGGTGCAGCCGCACATCAAGACCTCGCTGGCGCCTGGCTCGCGCATCGTCACCGAATACCTCACCGAAACTGGCCTGCTGCCGTATTTGGAAAAGCTGGGCTTTTCGGTGGCGGGTTACGGCTGCACCACCTGCATCGGCAACGCAGGCGACCTCACGCCTGAGTTGAACGAGGTCATCACCCGCAATGATTTGATTTGCGCGGCCGTGCTGTCGGGCAACCGCAATTTCGAGGCGCGCATCCACCCCAACCTCAAGGCCAACTTTTTGGCCAGCCCGCCGCTGGTGGTGGCGTACGCCATTGCGGGCACGGTGCTCAAGGACCTGATGACCGAGCCGGTGGGCCAGGGCAAGGGGGGCAAAGACATTTACCTGGGCGACATCTGGCCGACCAGCGATGAAGTCCACGCCCTGCTGAAGTTCGCGATGAACGGCAAGGCTTTCCGCGAGAACTACGCCAAGGTTGCCACCGACCCCGGCAAGCTGTGGGAAAAGATCAAAGGCGTGAGCGGCAACGCCTACACCTGGCCTGCCAGCACCTACATTGCCGAGCCACCGTTCTTCGCCCAATTTGCTATTGAAAATGGAGCTGCCAGCGCTTATGAGTCAAGCGCTGGAGGCCAAAAAGATGCCAAGCTTCCCTCGGTGCTCGGCGCCCGCGTCATGGCGCTGTTTGGCGACTCCATCACCACCGACCACATCTCGCCCGCAGGCTCCATCAAGGAAAGCTCGCCTGCTGGCCAGTGGCTGCTGCAGCACGGTGTGCAAAAGGCAGACTTCAACAGCTACGGCGCGCGCCGGGGCAACCACGACGTGATGGTGCGCGGCACCTTTGCCAACGTGCGCATCAAGAACCTGATGATTCCGCCCACGGCCGATGGCTCGCGCGAAGAGGGCGGCGTGACTGTCTTCCAGAACCAGGGCCCGCTGCATGGCGAGAAGATGTTCATCTTCGACGCCGCCATGCAGTACATGGCGCAAAAGACGCCCACGGTGGTTTTTGCGGGCGAGGAATATGGCACCGGCTCCAGCCGCGACTGGGCAGCCAAGGGCACGCAGCTGCTCGGCATCAAGGCCGTGGTAGCGCGCAGCTTCGAGCGCATTCACCGCTCCAACCTCGTTGGCATGGGCGTGCTGCCGCTGCAGTTCAAGGCCGGGCAGTCGTGGGAGACGCTGGGCCTGACGGGCAGCGAAGTCATCGATGTGGTGCCAGACCCCGCGCTCACGCCGCAAAGCGACGCCAAGCTGGTGATCCACCGTGGCGATGGAACCCACCAGGACGTGACGGTGACCTTGCGCATCGATACGCCCATTGAGGTGGATTACTACCAGGCAGGCGGCATCCTGCCTTTTGTGTTGCGGCAACTGCTGCAGTCTTGA